A segment of the Desulfofundulus kuznetsovii DSM 6115 genome:
GCCGCGCAACCGGGGCAGTCAAGACCAACCAGGGTGTAGCGCATGGACATACTCCTCTCACCGCTCTTCCGCAAAGTGCGCCTGGGCTTCCCGGATCAGGTTGACGATATGGTCGTCATCCAGGGAATAATAGACCATTTTCCCTTCCCGGCGGTACTTCACCAGGCGCATTGCCTTCAGCAGCCGGAGGTGGTGGGAAACGGCGGGCAAACTCATTTCCAGGATTTCTGCCAGATCACACACACAAAGTTCCCTGTGGGAGAGCAAGTAGAGAATCTTGGTGCGGGTTTCGTCTCCAAGCACCCTAAAAAGTTCCGACAAACCGGCTACTTCCAGCACTTTGCCCTTGAGATCTTCTATATCAGTGGATAGACAAAAGGTATCACAAACATCATTGCAGGATGTATGTCTGGCCGTGTGGATTACCCCCTCTTATTTAATCTTAAAAGATTAAGCAATTGCTTAATTGAATTATATTTTTGCCAATCACCTTTTGTCAAGCTGCTAAAATGTTGCCGGCGTGAAACCGGTCCGTTGGGCCCCGGAGGGGGTATGTTTGCCGGTTGTTGCTCCCTGTGCCCGGGCTGGAGTAAAATGGAGGTGTTCGGTGGAAAGGAGATGACCTAACGGACATGTTTGAAGCTTTGTACCTGCTGGCAGGGGTAACTGCCGGGGTGCTGGCCGGCTGGCTGTTGGCCGGCATCCGTATACGGGCCCTGTCGGCTGAGGTTGTGGCCGCCCGGAGCAAGGCGATGGCGGCGGAAGGCATTAATGCCGAGCTGCGCCAGCAGCTAAACCAGGTTCAGCAGGAATTGAATGATCTCCGCCTGCAGGTGGTCCGGGAACACCAGGCCCGGGTTAGGGCGGAAACTTCCCTGGAAGAGACCAGAAACAGCCTTAACGAGCAGAAAAAACTCCTTGCCGAAGCCACCCAGCGCCTTACCGATACCTTTAAAGCCCTTTCTGCCGAAGCTTTAAAAAGCAACAATCAGGCTTTCATTGAATTGGCCCGCCAGGTGCTGGAAGGCGTGGTTGTGGAAGCCCGGGGCGATCTCCAGAAGCGGCAGGAAGCCATCGATGCCCTTATCAAGCCCCTGAAAGAAGAGCTCGCCCGGTATGAGGCCCAGGTGCGAGCCATGGAAAATGCCCGCCAGGAAGCTTATGGAAGCTTGAAAAGGCAGCTGCAGGAGCTCAGCCAGACCCAGCAGTTGCTGCACAGGGAGACGAGCAACCTGGTAAACGCCTTAAAAGCCCCCCAGGTGCGGGGGAGATGGGGAGAAATAACCCTGCGCCGGGTGGTGGAAGTGGCGGGCATGTCCCCGTACTGCGACTTTGTGGAACAGGTTTCGGTGGAGACGGAAGGGGGGCGGCTGCGTCCCGACCTGGTGGTAAAGCTTCCGGGTGGCAGGACGGTGGTGGTGGATGCAAAGGTCCCGTTAAAGGCCTACATGGAAGCCACCGAATCTGCCGATGAAAACACGTGGCGCCAGGCCATGCAAAGACATGCCCAGGCCGTGCGGGCGCACATGCAGTCCCTGGGTTCCAAGGCCTACTGGAGCCAGTTTACACCCGGCCCCGATTTCGTAGTTCTTTTCCTGCCGGGGGAATCCTTTTTCAGTGCCGCCGTGGAGCAGGACCGGCGGTTGATTGAAGACGCCCTGGCCAGCCATGTGCTGCTGGCCACCCCCACCACTTTAATTGCCCTTTTGCGTACTGTGGCCTTGAGCTGGCAACAGCATCAAATGGCCGAAAACGCCCGGCAAATTGCCGAAGCGGGCATGGAGCTCTACGAGCGGGTGTGCAAGTTTGCCGGACACCTGGCTAAAATAAAGGATGGCCTGCAGAAGGCCACCCAGTCTTTTAACAACGCCGTCGGTTCCTGGGAGAGCCGGGTGGTGCCGGGGGCCAGGCGTTTAAAAGAACTGGGAGCCGCCATGCCGGGCAAGGAACTTTTACCCTTAAGCCAGGTGGAAATCGCGCTGCGGGAATTGCCCCCTGAGCGGGAGTAGGGGGTGGGGGCAGCCGTGCTTGAATTCCTGCGGGGTGCCGTCCCGCCTGTTCTGCGGGCAAAACGCGGGTGGAACGCGGTGCAAGTGGGGGTACAGCTGCGTGCTGCTCACCGAACCTGTTTTGTCAGCGTTTCGTGGAACTTAGAAATTTCCGTTCTGGAAATTCGCTTTTCGTTTTGTCCTGTTAAACGGCACGGAACCGGGTTTTTTGTTTTTCCGGGAGGTGTTTGCGTTGCAGGTCGGTTTATGATAGCCCGGAACTGGTCCGGTTAAAATAACCTAAAAAGGGCAGGTGAACATTTTGACCGGAAAAAACCTGCAGCAGTTTTGCACAGAACTCCGGGCAGATGAGGAGACACCGGCGGAACTGGCCGTGGATCTAAAACCGGCCGCTGGTACAGGGGCGGTACGGATGGGAGTGGCCGCCAGGGAGATAGGCACACTGGAAATCATTATGATTGGCCTGGCCGGCGTTATTGGTGCCGGTATCTTTGTGGCCAGCGGGATTCCCATACGCATAGCCGGGCCGGCTGCAGTGCTATCTTATCTGGCTGGTGCTCTGGTGGTTATACCGGTAATGCTCTACCTGGCCGAAATGGAGGCTGCATGGCCTTCCACAGGGGCTTTCAGCGACTACGCAAACCGCTATCTGGGTCCCCTGATGGGTTTTGTCACCGGGTGGATGTACTGGTCTTCAGGTGTGCTGGGCATGGCTACGGAAGTCACGGCTTCCGCTCTGCTGGTGCACTGGTGGCTGCCCGGATGGCCGCTGTGGCTATTCAGCCTGTTTTTTTCCCTGCTGATCACCGGTATTAACCTGCTGGACATTCGCGGGTTCACCCGTATTGAAGGGTTGTTTTCGGGCATAAAAATAATGGCCTTATTTCTCTTCATTCTGGCCGGCTTGACCGTTTTATCCGGACTGTGGCCCGGTCTGGCGCCGGTTGGAACTGTCAATTATTTTGCCTACGGAGGATTTTTCCCCCGGGGTGTAAAAGGAGTTTTTGCCTCTCTCCTGCTGGTTATATTTGCCTATTCCGGTATTCAGGTGGTATGCATGACGGCGGCACAGGCCACCAATCCCAGGCATACCATACCCCGGGCCGTCATAGGTACCGGCCTGACAGTGACCTTTTTATATACCTGTGCCATTTTCGTGCTGGTCGGTCTTTTGCCCTGGTTCACCGTTCCGGTCGCTTCCAGTCCCTTTGTCACGGTTCTCGAAAGGTTGCGCATCCCCTTTGGGAGTCACCTGTTAAACGCCATCATAATCACGGCTGTACTTTCCAGTATGAATACCACCATGTTCGGAGTGACCAGAATGCTCAAGTCCCTGGCCGAAAGGAATGAGGCTCCCCGATTTTTATTAAAAACAGACCGGCGGGGCATACCTACCCGGGCGCTGGCCGCCAGCAGTATTTTCTTAAGCATCACCGTCATTCTGGCCTACTTACTCCCCCAAAAGGTTTTTCTCTATGTGGCCAGTGCCAGCGGCTTTATTTCCCTTTTCAACTGGGCGGTGATAACTGTTACCTATATCCGCTTCCGCCAGAAGTTGCCCCGGTTCAAGGCGCCTTTTGCCGTACCGGGTTATCCCTACCTGCCCTATACATCTCTGTTACTTCTGCTGGTTGTGGTGGCTTCGGTCCCCCTGGCCCGCGGCCAGATTCCTGGAATGGTTAGTGGATTGTTGCTGGCCATCGCATACGCAATGGTATTTTTCCTTTTTGTCAGACGGCGCTATAAAGCGACCGCATAAATAAAAGCAGCGCAGAATTCGCCTGTAGCAGGCCTGAAAATCCGGCCTGTCAAGCGTGGGTGAAGCTGCCAGGAAAAAGCTCGTCAGTGCCTATGGATTGATGCTCTCCAAGTTTATTGGCGGGAGGGACAAGGGCTGTGCTGCTCATCGTCAACGCCGACGACTTCGGTTACACAGTGGGAGTAAACCGGGGGATTATTAAAGCCATGGAATGCGGGGTGGTCACCAGTACCAGCATGATGGCCAACCAGCCGGGTAGCGGGGATGCCCTGGCTGTTTTATGCCGGGGTGGGCTAAAGGCTGCCGGGGTACACCTTTGCCTGACGGCGGGCAGGCCCCTGTGCGACC
Coding sequences within it:
- a CDS encoding amino acid permease, which encodes MTGKNLQQFCTELRADEETPAELAVDLKPAAGTGAVRMGVAAREIGTLEIIMIGLAGVIGAGIFVASGIPIRIAGPAAVLSYLAGALVVIPVMLYLAEMEAAWPSTGAFSDYANRYLGPLMGFVTGWMYWSSGVLGMATEVTASALLVHWWLPGWPLWLFSLFFSLLITGINLLDIRGFTRIEGLFSGIKIMALFLFILAGLTVLSGLWPGLAPVGTVNYFAYGGFFPRGVKGVFASLLLVIFAYSGIQVVCMTAAQATNPRHTIPRAVIGTGLTVTFLYTCAIFVLVGLLPWFTVPVASSPFVTVLERLRIPFGSHLLNAIIITAVLSSMNTTMFGVTRMLKSLAERNEAPRFLLKTDRRGIPTRALAASSIFLSITVILAYLLPQKVFLYVASASGFISLFNWAVITVTYIRFRQKLPRFKAPFAVPGYPYLPYTSLLLLLVVVASVPLARGQIPGMVSGLLLAIAYAMVFFLFVRRRYKATA
- a CDS encoding ArsR/SmtB family transcription factor, giving the protein MSELFRVLGDETRTKILYLLSHRELCVCDLAEILEMSLPAVSHHLRLLKAMRLVKYRREGKMVYYSLDDDHIVNLIREAQAHFAEER
- the rmuC gene encoding DNA recombination protein RmuC, with amino-acid sequence MFEALYLLAGVTAGVLAGWLLAGIRIRALSAEVVAARSKAMAAEGINAELRQQLNQVQQELNDLRLQVVREHQARVRAETSLEETRNSLNEQKKLLAEATQRLTDTFKALSAEALKSNNQAFIELARQVLEGVVVEARGDLQKRQEAIDALIKPLKEELARYEAQVRAMENARQEAYGSLKRQLQELSQTQQLLHRETSNLVNALKAPQVRGRWGEITLRRVVEVAGMSPYCDFVEQVSVETEGGRLRPDLVVKLPGGRTVVVDAKVPLKAYMEATESADENTWRQAMQRHAQAVRAHMQSLGSKAYWSQFTPGPDFVVLFLPGESFFSAAVEQDRRLIEDALASHVLLATPTTLIALLRTVALSWQQHQMAENARQIAEAGMELYERVCKFAGHLAKIKDGLQKATQSFNNAVGSWESRVVPGARRLKELGAAMPGKELLPLSQVEIALRELPPERE